From a region of the Hippopotamus amphibius kiboko isolate mHipAmp2 chromosome 3, mHipAmp2.hap2, whole genome shotgun sequence genome:
- the LOC130848877 gene encoding collagen alpha-1(III) chain-like, with protein sequence MWGERPRSQGLEGIAGAPGRGEAEAQSIVSHSHPASEARARDPQTDLPAAPGRPHPRGGRGRQGQRRPCPAWHLPAGHRRGRPGRRGGASGRGTLRRPAGGSRGSAHVCEAGARPQHGSLRDVHLQVPPEAGKGPGVAGEHRQEGGAGRARASSAVTASTQRAFVQRGARRGPGGAGARLEVPSRPRAGLPRSAHAAPRRQAGGRGEKGLCVFGRVGPVQMPRAVPKAASRPRPHLARPCVRWGGHPGPEGVRGLPEVRTLAASGPLSLVCQEPDPDTLTSGWGARGGLCPLCGWCEGAPGLSRLPACLISPCPRPGAGMSPSHSAGKETETPETLGHLLKLTQHLPDVGSEPGPVGREQAGAEQQGGAGWQDRWSHTLKAGPEDRYLRR encoded by the exons ATGTGGGGTGAGCGTCCCAGGTCCCAGGGGTTAGAAGGT ATTGCGGGTGCGCCCGGAAGGggagaagctgaggcacagagcatcGTCTCACATTCTCACCCAGCAAGTGAGGCCCGGGCTCGGGACCCCCAGACCGACCTCCCCGCTGCTCCCGGCCGTCCCCACCCGAGGGGAGGTCGCGGCAGACAGGGCCAGCGCCGCCCTTGCCCAGCCTGGCATCTCCCCGCTGGCCACCGGCGTGGGCGGcccgggcggcggggcggggcctctggCCGCGGAACCCTCCGCAGGCCCGCGGGCGGCTCCCGGGGCTCCGCTCACGTGTGCGAGGCTGGCGCCCGGCCCCAGCACGGTTCCCTGAGGGACGTCCACCTGCAGGTGCCGCCCGAAGCCGGGAAGGGGCCGGGTGTGGCCGGCGAGCACCGGCAGGAAGGGGGTGCCGGGCGCGCGCGCGCCTCCTCTGCCGTCACCGCCAGCACCCAAAGGGCCTTTGTTCAGCGCGGAGCTCGGCGGGGCCCGGGAGGAGCTGGGGCCCGGCTGGAGGTACCCTCCCGGCCCAGGGCGGGGCTGCCGAGGTCTGCTCACGCAGCTCCCCGTCGCCAGGCGGGGGGGCGCGGGGAGAAGGGCCTGTGTGTCTTCGGCAGAGTGGGTCCTGTCCAGATGCCGCGGGCGGTGCCGAAGGCTGCCAGCCGTCCCCGGCCTCACCTCGCCCGACCCTGCGTCCGCTGGGGAGGTCATCCCGGTCCGGAGGGTGTGCGAGGGCTTCCGGAAGTTAGGACGTTAGCGGCCTCGGGCCCTCTGTCACTCGTCTGCCAGGAGCCGGACCCGGACACCCTCACCTCCGGGTGGGGGGCCCGTGGGGGGCTTTGCCCGCTGTGCGGCTGGTGTGAAGGCGCCCCGGGGCTGTCACGACTGCCAGCTTGTCTGatctccccctgcccccggccTGGAGCAGGGATGAGCCCTTCTCACTCTGCAGGTAAAGAAACCGAGACTCCAGAGACTTTGGGTCATTTGCTCAAACTCACACAGCACTTGCCTGATGTGGGGTCGGAACCTGGGCCTGTGGGCCGAGAACAGGCAGGGGCGGAGCAGCAAGGAGGTGCTGGCTGGCAGGACAGATGGTCACACACACTGAAAGCTGGGCCAGAGGACAG GTACCTGAGGCGCTGA
- the LOC130848878 gene encoding uncharacterized protein LOC130848878 — translation MEGPPGGVEAGAPGRLSAGRPPGSAFPVDPHTPPEPLPLPDLTGPCSSETCFGSPGCRQTLGSPQWPPPPVGLAWTPPLESDRPADWTGCPVCGQGYGRSGTISPILALSRPPCDQGNSRVGRAHVARLRVASGQRPTGTWVPLTTAEEDELLEKDVLQLSRDDELLCGSPTRHRPPCAARRGGCGPRPPVAAVTSDRTRGGLKQQKSFFLSSGGQTPKVSVVWCRAGARVWAGPCSLPASGPPSVPASSGCRASGGPLACGPISIASAAVVTSPSTYRFLQTRDIYGPPR, via the exons ATGGAAGGGCCGCCGGGAGGCGTGGAGGCAGGGGCCCCGG GGCGGCTCTCCGCCGGGCGGCCCCCCGGCTCTGCTTTCCCGGTCGACCCCCACACTCCTCctgagcccctgcccctgcctgacCTCACTGGGCCCTGTTCCTCGGAGACCTGCTTTGGGAGTCCCGGCTGCAGGCAGACCCTCGGCAGCCCCCAGTGGCCCCCGCCCCCTGTGGGACTTGCGTGGACCCCACCCCTCGAGAGCGACAGGCCTGCTGACTGGACGGGATGTCCTGTCTGCGGTCAGGGCTACGGCAGATCCGGCACCATCTCTCCCATCCTGGCGCTTTCCCGGCCTCCTTGTGACCAAGGCAACAGCCGTGTTGGACGGGCCCACGTGGCAAGACTGAGAGTGGCCTCTGGCCAACGGCCCACAGGGACCTGGGTCCCGCTGACAACCGC TGAGGAAGATGAACTCCTTGAAAAAGACGTTCTCCAGCTCAGCAGAGACGATGAGCTACTTTGCGGGAGCCCGACCAGGCACAGGCCTCCTTGTGCCGCCAGGCGAGGAGGATGCGGTCCACGGCctcctgtggctgctgtgacaAGTGACCGCACAcgtggtggcttaaaacaacagaagtccTTCTTTctcagctctggaggccagacgCCCAAAGTCAGCGTGGTCTGGTGCCGGGCTGGGGccagggtgtgggcagggccgtgctccctcccagcctctgggcCACCATCAGTCCCCGCCTCTTCTGGCTGCCGGGCCTCCGGGGgtcccttggcttgtggtcccATCAGTATAGCCTCTGCTGCTGTGGTGACATCACCCTCCACTTACCGCTTCTTACAGACGCGTGACATTTACGGCCCGCCCAGGTAA